The region TAACTCGCCGCCCTGGGGATGGCGCAGGGTGCCCCGCAAGATGAGTTGGTCCCGTTTGCCGCGCAGCACGTCAACCAGCCAGAGCGGGGCCAGCTCGCGCGATTCAAGCAGATAGGTTAATTCCAGGCGGCGAAAGGGCGCGCGCGCGCGTTGCAGGCCAATCCGCGCTCCTGAACCGGACGAACCCAGCCAACTGGCTTGTACGCTCTTTTTATCGCCTAACACCTCCAAATCACGTTGGAGCCAGCGATAGGTGCGCAGGCCAAAACGCCGGTTATAAATAGCCGCAAACAAATACCACACCACCAGCAAAATACCCAGGCCGGTGACGATATATTCTGGGGTTAGCATTTTATCCTCTCCTGAAAATGGTAATTTGGGGGCACAATTTTGCCCCCAGTCTAACAAAAGGGGGGGAACATGTCAAAGAATTGGAGGTAACATTAACGTGGCGTCCGACCCGCCAAGGCCGGATACTTTATTGGCCCAACTGAAACAACGCTGGCTGGCCATTGACGATTGGCTGCGGGGTTTTATTTACGGCATGACCTATTTTGAGCTGGAAAAGGAACTGCGCCAACAAAGGGCCGACCTGGAACACCTTTTTGTGCTGATCAGTTTTGGCGATTTGTTGGGCGTGCCAATTCTGCCGCCTTATTATTCGATGCGGCTGTTGCCCTACATTGTGCCCATGCTTAACAGTTGGCGCCGGCGCATGCTCCGCGAGAGAGATTTGACCGATTTGGCCGGTTGATTTTTTTTACCTTATCAGTTGAAGTTGCTTTATGCCCCATCGTTTTTTTATCCCCCCTAACTGGCTCACCCCGCCCACCGTCACCCTGCGCGGCCCTATTGCCCGCCAGATAAAAACCGTGCTGCGCCTGCGGCCCGGTGATAACGTCATTGTGCTGGACAATTCGGGGACGGAGTTTTTGGTGACGCTTAATCAGGTGGAGAAAAACGCTGCGGCCGGCCGGATTGTGGCCCAACAACCGGCGGCGGGCGAACCAAAGATACACCTGACCCTCTATCAAGGCGCACTCAAGGGCCAGAAATTTGAATGGGTGCTGCAAAAAGGCACAGAGTTGGGCGTGTCTTGCTTTGCGCCAATAATTTGCCGGCGGTCGGTGGTTAAGCGCGTTGGCGCGCTAACCAAAAAGTATGAGCGCTGGCAGCAAATCATCCGCGAGGCAGCGGAACAGAGTAGACGCGGCAAACTGCC is a window of Anaerolineae bacterium DNA encoding:
- a CDS encoding 16S rRNA (uracil(1498)-N(3))-methyltransferase — its product is MPHRFFIPPNWLTPPTVTLRGPIARQIKTVLRLRPGDNVIVLDNSGTEFLVTLNQVEKNAAAGRIVAQQPAAGEPKIHLTLYQGALKGQKFEWVLQKGTELGVSCFAPIICRRSVVKRVGALTKKYERWQQIIREAAEQSRRGKLPSLVQPLLLAEAIEQARSSSLLVMPWEEAGGPTLKEVLTQTTTNRIAVFIGPEGGFAAEEAEIARQAGGQLVTLGPRILRAETAALAACAAILYELGEWRAP